A DNA window from Brassica napus cultivar Da-Ae chromosome C1, Da-Ae, whole genome shotgun sequence contains the following coding sequences:
- the LOC106373173 gene encoding uncharacterized protein LOC106373173, with translation MSAPVAHDVVSFKERATANQVKPHNDLLFIELTIQDIDVARVLVDTRCSANIIYKSTLERMEIDLCAVTEGPSPIFRLSGDATMTLGSINLLVKAGSVVKITEFLVVDRPTSYNVIIGTPWLNSMRAMPSTFHLCLKFPTPHGVKTIQGDHRMSQVCFADELKRKKFAIEASHKKKRKLTLDEGAPEQDSEVSWQSQRVEALEGKREPTCEPVISICLDESRP, from the coding sequence ATGTCCGCTCCAGTAGCTCACGATGTCGTCTCTTTCAAGGAAAGAGCAACGGCCAACCAGGTCAAACCTCACAACGATCTCCTTTTCATCGAACTGACCATCCAGGACATCGATGTAGCAAGAGTGTTGGTCGACACCAGATGCTCGGCCAACATTATCTATAAAAGCACCCTCGAGAGAATGGAAATCGACCTGTGCGCCGTCACGGAAGGTCCCAGTCCAATTTTCAGACTCTCGGGAGACGCTACTATGACCCTCGGCTCGATCAACCTCTTGGTTAAAGCTGGGAGCGTCGTAAAAATCACGGAATTCCTGGTCGTCGATCGCCCAACATCGTACAATGTAATCATTGGAACTCCATGGCTAAATTCCATGAGAGCGATGCCATCGACGTTCCACCTATGCCTTAAATTTCCAACCCCTCATGGAGTCAAAACAATTCAAGGAGACCACAGGATGTCACAAGTATGTTTCGCCGATgagttaaaaagaaagaaatttgcGATCGAAGCTTCccacaagaagaaaagaaagctgACTCTCGACGAGGGCGCCCCAGAACAAGACTCGGAAGTCTCTTGGCAGTCACAGAGGGTCGAAGCTCTGGAAGGGAAGCGTGAACCAACTTGCGAACCGGTAATCtcgatctgtctcgacgaatCCCGCCCATAA